CGACCGGTGGACGACCAGGGAACGCCCTGCCCATGGCCTTTTCCGCGCTCGTGTGCTTGACGGCCGTGCGGCCGGGAGGGTTGGGTGCGGTGTGCGCATTCTCCGGGTGGTCACGCTTTCCCTCGTTCTCGCGGTCGGTGCCGCCGTTCCGGCGCCCGCCGCGCCCGCGCTCGATCTGGATCGCAGCACGATTCCCCAGCTGCAGCGGCTGATGGATCGCGGGAAGCTCAGCTCGGTCCGGCTCACCGGCCAGTACCTGGACCGGATCCGCACGGTCGACCGCGACGTGCGTGCCGTGCCGGCCGTCGACCCGACCGCGCTCGCGCAGGCCGCCGCCAGTGATCTCCGGCGCCGCACCGGGCACGCGCGCGGGGCGCTCGAAGGCATTCCCGTGCTGTTGAAGGACAACATCGACACGCGGGGCCAGGACACCACGGCCGGGTCGCGCGCGCTGAGCGGCAAGCCGCCAGCCGCGGACGCGACACTGGCGCGAAAGCTGCGTGCGGCCGGTGCGGTGGTGCTCGGCAAGGCGAATCTGTCCGAATGGGCCAACTTCCGGTCGACCAGGTCCACTTCGGGCTGGTCCGGTGTGGGCGGTCAGACGCACAATCCCTATGTGCTGGACCGGAATCCGTGTGGTTCCTCGTCCGGTTCGGGCGCGGCCGTCGCCGCTTCGCTGGCCCAGGTGGCGATCGGCACCGAAACCGACGGTTCGATCGTCTGCCCGGCCGGGGCGAACGGCGTGGTCGGCGCGAAACCATCGCTGGGGCTGGTCAGCCGCACCGGCGTGGTGCCGATTTCGGCCGAGCAGGACACCGCGGGACCGATGGCGCGCAACGTGGTGGACACCGCGATCACCTTGTCCGCCTTGCAGGGTCGCGATCCGGCTGATCCGCCCACTTCGGACTATCCCGCGGACCAGCCGACCGATTACGCGCGTGAACTGCAGCCCGGCGCGTTGAAGGGCGCCCGGATCGGATTGTGGCGCCAGAGCGGGATCAACACCGAGGTGGACCGTGTGGTCGGCGAAGCGGCCGAGGTGCTGCGTTCTCGCGGAGCCGAGGTGGTCGACGTCGAACTGCCCTACCAGGACCAGGTAGGGGCGGCCGAGGGCGCGGCGCTGCTGAGCGAGTTCGCCAGGGACCTGCCCGCGTACCTGAAGACCCGGGCCGGTGTGCCGCAGAGCATTGCCGAACTGGTCGAGTTCAACCGGCGGGATCCGGTGGAGCTGAGCAAGTTCGGGCAGGAACTGTTCGAGCAGGCGCTGACCGCGCCCGGCACCGACGACCCCGGTTATCGGGAACAGCGGGCGACGGCCACTTCGCTGGCGCGCAGGTCCATCGACGAAACGCTGACCGCGCACGACCTCGACGCGATCCTCTCCCCCACCAACAGCCCGGCGTGGAAAACCGCGTACGGCTCGGGTGACGCGTTCGAACTGGGCTCGTCGACTCCGGCCGCGGTCGCGGGTTACCCCAACGTCAGCGTGCCCGCCGGGTACGCCGGGGAACTGCCGATCGGCGTCTCGCTGTTCGCCGGCCGCTGGGCCGACGCCGAGGTGCTGTCACTGGCCGCCGCGTTCGAACAGGCCGCCCCGGTCCGCCGGGCTCCGCGCTACCTCCCGGGAGGCTAGGCGAGGAGCCCGCCACGCTGTCCGACGGCCCGCTCGCGGAGAACACCGGCGACGACGGCCTCCTCCGCGAGCTGGTCCCACCCTGCTCATGGGTCAGGCGACGGCCGCCACCAGACCTGGGCGGCGTGCCCCCAGGATCGTGGCGCGCACGACGGTTTCCTTGTAGAGCGCGGCCGCCCGTCCGGTCAGCACTCGCTCGATCGGGCTGTCGTCGGCACGCACGAACTGGATCAGGCCGTCGCGGCGGCCGAGGCTGATGCACTGGTTGAAGAACCGGAACTCCAGCGGTTTCGGCGTGCGCCCGGCCAGCCGGTCCGCGATCGCCTTGCTCGCGCAGACCGCCGCGGGAATGCCGGTGGCGCAAGCCATCCGCAGTTCCTGGCCGTCCGGGCGGCGGGCCGCCGCCGCGTCGCCGATGCCGTAGACCTCCGGATGCGACACCGAGCGCAGCGTCTCGTCCACCACCATCCGCCCGCTGTCCTCCACGGCGAACCCGGCCTCGCGGGCCAGTGGTGAGACCTGGAAGCCGGTGGTCCAGACGACCGTGTCGGCGGCGACGTGCTCGCCGTCGTCCAGGACCAGCCCGTCCGCGCGGACCTCGGCGATCCGCACCTCGTCCCGTACCTCGATGCCGAGCCGGGTGAAGGTGCCGCGCACGTGCCGCCTGCCGCGTTCCGACAGCGCGGCACCGAGCTTGCCGCCGGTCACCAGGCGGACCTTCAGCTCCGGATAGGTCTCGGCCAGTTCGGTGGCCGCTTCGAGCCCGGTGAGCCCGCCCCCGGCCACCGCGACCACCTGGCTGCCGCGCAGCTTCTCCCGCAGCCGGACAGCGTCTTCGCCGCCCGCGACGGCGTGGGCGTGCTCGGCCGCGCCGGGCACCGCGCCCAAGTCGGCCTGGCTGCCCAGCGCGTAGACCAGCACGTCGTAGTGGAGGCGCGCACCACCGGCCAGCTCCACCTCGCGCGACCGCGCGTCGATGCGGGTGACCCGGTCGACCACCAGCTGGATGCGGGTGCCCGCCAGCAGGTCCGCCAGCGGCAGGTCCCGCATCGGCTGCCCGGATGCCAGCTGGTGCAGGCGGACCCGCTCGACGAAGTGCGCCCCCGCGTTGACCAGTGTCACCTCGGCGCCGGCGCGCTTCGCGACCAGCTTCGCCGCCATCAGACCCGAGTAGCCGGCGCCGAGTA
The genomic region above belongs to Amycolatopsis sp. YIM 10 and contains:
- a CDS encoding amidase, which gives rise to MRILRVVTLSLVLAVGAAVPAPAAPALDLDRSTIPQLQRLMDRGKLSSVRLTGQYLDRIRTVDRDVRAVPAVDPTALAQAAASDLRRRTGHARGALEGIPVLLKDNIDTRGQDTTAGSRALSGKPPAADATLARKLRAAGAVVLGKANLSEWANFRSTRSTSGWSGVGGQTHNPYVLDRNPCGSSSGSGAAVAASLAQVAIGTETDGSIVCPAGANGVVGAKPSLGLVSRTGVVPISAEQDTAGPMARNVVDTAITLSALQGRDPADPPTSDYPADQPTDYARELQPGALKGARIGLWRQSGINTEVDRVVGEAAEVLRSRGAEVVDVELPYQDQVGAAEGAALLSEFARDLPAYLKTRAGVPQSIAELVEFNRRDPVELSKFGQELFEQALTAPGTDDPGYREQRATATSLARRSIDETLTAHDLDAILSPTNSPAWKTAYGSGDAFELGSSTPAAVAGYPNVSVPAGYAGELPIGVSLFAGRWADAEVLSLAAAFEQAAPVRRAPRYLPGG
- a CDS encoding NAD(P)/FAD-dependent oxidoreductase, with translation MAAKIVVLGAGYSGLMAAKLVAKRAGAEVTLVNAGAHFVERVRLHQLASGQPMRDLPLADLLAGTRIQLVVDRVTRIDARSREVELAGGARLHYDVLVYALGSQADLGAVPGAAEHAHAVAGGEDAVRLREKLRGSQVVAVAGGGLTGLEAATELAETYPELKVRLVTGGKLGAALSERGRRHVRGTFTRLGIEVRDEVRIAEVRADGLVLDDGEHVAADTVVWTTGFQVSPLAREAGFAVEDSGRMVVDETLRSVSHPEVYGIGDAAAARRPDGQELRMACATGIPAAVCASKAIADRLAGRTPKPLEFRFFNQCISLGRRDGLIQFVRADDSPIERVLTGRAAALYKETVVRATILGARRPGLVAAVA